A single window of Dendropsophus ebraccatus isolate aDenEbr1 chromosome 5, aDenEbr1.pat, whole genome shotgun sequence DNA harbors:
- the LAMP1 gene encoding lysosome-associated membrane glycoprotein 1, whose protein sequence is MRALLEAVLGTALLLGIFQSGCCVRFDVKNEVNKTCLLADLSINFTANYQKGDKQAIANFPLPSGAVVDNKSSCDPPVLAITFGVGYSLSINFNKSETEYHINQVVFTYNVSDLNTFPDSSENGTKQVSSNKAEISAKTSNYYQCTSPHLIIMGNANATFHNVKLEAYFTGTDYTGNATLCKEDVTPTTAPTTTAPTTTAPTTVPTRPPTTAPVVPKTPDTGDYRVNGSSGAPCILAKMGLQLNITAKKDDKNVTYVFNIDPKQVEAKGNCSGNYAALRLASKDVDLLFNFTLNSTESKFFLGHVHLNTTVPETFNIDSGSLSYLQTTTHKSYKCNSEQTFQITDSFSINTYNLQIQAFDIDGNKFGPAVDCTEDQNGMLVPIVVGAALAGLVLIVLIAYLIGRKRSHAGYQTI, encoded by the exons ATGAGGGCGCTGCTGGAGGCCGTGCTGGGCACCGCGCTGCTGCTCG GTATTTTCCAGTCTGGTTGCTGTGTAAGATTTGATGTGAAAAATGAAGTCAATAAAACCTGTTTATTGGCTGACCTCTCTATTAATTTCACTGCTAACTATCAGAAGGGGGATAAACAG GCTATTGCCAATTTTCCATTACCTTCAGGTGCAGTAGTGGACAATAAGAGTTCTTGTGACCCACCAGTTTTGGCCATTACATTTGGAGTTGGCTACTCGCTTAGCATAAATTTTAATAAATCTGAAACAGAATACCATATTAACCAAGTAGTGTTTACTTACAATGTTTCAGATTTGAATACTTTCCCAGATTCAAGTGAAAATG GTACCAAGCAAGTGTCATCAAACAAAGCAGAAATATCagccaaaaccagcaattattACCAGTGTACCAGCCCACACCTTATCATCATGGGAAATGCAAATGCAACATTTCATAATGTTAAACTGGAAGCTTATTTTACCGGCACCGATTACACAGGAAATG caaCACTTTGTAAAGAAGATGTTACTCCTACAACTGCTCCTACTACAactgctcctactactactgctcctaCTACTGTCCCTACTCGTCCACCAACTACAGCACCAGTTGTCCCCAAAACACCTGACACTGGGGATTACAGAGTCAATGGAAGCTCTGGAGCACCTTGTATATTGGCCAAGATGGGTTTGCAGCTAAATATCACTGCAAAAAAAGATGACAAG aaCGTAACTTATGTGTTTAATATTGATCCAAAACAAGTTGAGGCAAAGGGAAACTGCTCTGGTAATTATGCAGCTCTGCGACTTGCTTCTAAGGATGTCGATCTCTTGTTCAACTTCACTTTG AATTCCACAGAAAGCAAATTTTTCCTTGGTCATGTCCATCTAAACACAACTGTCCCAG AAACCTTTAACATAGATAGTGGCAGCCTTTCTTACCTCCAGACCACAACACACAAGTCCTACAAATGCAACTCCGAGCAGACTTTCCAGATTACAGACAGTTTTTCTATTAACACCTACAACCTTCAAATTCAGGCATTTGATATAGACGGAAACAAATTTGGACCCG ctgtggattgtacagaggaTCAGAATGGCATGCTGGTACCCATCGTCGTCGGAGCTGCGCTTGCTGGACTGGTTCTAATTGTGCTGATTGCTTATCTTATCGGCAGAAAGAGAAGTCATGCCGGATATCAAACTATATAA